In Fundulus heteroclitus isolate FHET01 chromosome 8, MU-UCD_Fhet_4.1, whole genome shotgun sequence, a genomic segment contains:
- the pmchl gene encoding pro-melanin-concentrating hormone, like — MRQSLLSVVFAAALLLNCNALSMLLPMAKTDDGSLEQEVFNSLLNDEATENSLADADPAAVTRGRTPKLIVIAADPTIWRDLRVQQSGLSVYKRRADDSNQVGEHGVDGQQLSIPILRRDSMRCMVGRVYRPCWEV, encoded by the coding sequence ATGAGGCAGTCCCTATTGTCAGTCGTCTTTGCTGCTGCACTCCTACTCAACTGTAACGCACTGTCGATGCTGTTACCCATGGCCAAGACTGACGACGGGTCCTTGGAGCAAGAAGTCTTCAACTCGCTGCTGAATGACGAGGCAACGGAGAACAGCCTGGCCGACGCAGATCCGGCTGCTGTGACCAGAGGGCGGACGCCGAAGCTGATCGTCATCGCCGCTGATCCAACCATCTGGAGGGACCTGCGAGTTCAGCAGAGCGGCCTGTCTGTCTACAAGCGAAGAGCCGACGACAGCAACCAGGTCGGTGAGCACGGAGTCGACGGCCAGCAGCTGAGCATCCCCATCCTGAGGAGGGACAGCATGAGGTGCATGGTGGGACGGGTGTACCGTCCCTGCTGGGAGGTCTAG